A single genomic interval of Penicillium psychrofluorescens genome assembly, chromosome: 2 harbors:
- a CDS encoding uncharacterized protein (ID:PFLUO_003973-T1.cds;~source:funannotate) — MDSHVVLFLTNAELSQANVHLAVAYELLLRPGYDVHIASFEPLRDEVDMLNAAIATLTPTSPANSATFHRLAGATLKEAFAQHPELAAEHLRAPGFGIRATAAYKGLIPVTLALWDNGADYLTIYHSCVGAIQQARPTLIAVDPFLAPGIDACQVTNSRFCLLSPNTFLEHIPSLRLTKPWKYPQINSGFPFPVPLKLILPNIYLLIRLIFALRSAPVCKSLEQFRNANGIPGPTPSLLNTQLRRVPCLLPSRRDTDFPCSIPSNFTCCGPILRPYRPITEENPTLATWLARQSTVLVNMGSHVTWTPLETARFAAGLKTLLAHRADIQVLWKLARAFPDGQLLSQHSMEGLETIVKFIQNDRVKVLSWLPVEPISVLQSGRVVCMVHHGGSNSYHEAIRAGVPHVILPVWLDTYDFAARVEWLGIGVWGSHRTAPIVDSGDLGAALMRVMASSESAGMMQRAQRIANGLGTEGRVVACEKIVEMVSKTLGK; from the exons ATGGACTCTCACGTCGTCTTGTTCCTTACCAATGCCGAGCTCAGCCAAGCCAAtgtccatctcgccgtcgccTACGAGCTGCTCCTGCGACCCGGCTACGACGTGCACATTGCCTCCTTCGAGCCGCTGCGCGACGAAGTCGACATGCTCAACGCCGCCATCGCCACGCTGACCCCCACATCGCCAGCCAATTCGGCCACTTTCCATCGTCTCGCCGGTGCGACCTTGAAAGAGGCCTTTGCGCAGCATCCGGAGCTGGCGGCCGAGCACCTGCGCGCCCCCGGCTTTGGCATTCGTGCCACGGCCGCGTACAAGGGCTTGATTCCCGTGACCCTCGCGCTGTGGGATAACGGTGCCGATTACTTGACCATCTACCACAGCTGTGTCGGGGCTATCCAGCAGGCCAGACCTActctcatcgccgtcgaTCCGTTTCTCGCGCCAGGTATCGATGCTTGCCAGGTTACCAACTCGCGCTTCTGTCTTCTCAGCCCGAATACCTTTCTTGAACATATCCCGTCTCTGCGGTTGACCAAGCCGTGGAAGTATCCGCA GATCAACTCGGGGTTCCCCTTCCCCGTTCCCTTAAAGCTCATCCTGCCAAATATCTAccttctcatccgcctcatCTTCGCGCTTCGATCGGCGCCGGTCTGCAAGAGCCTGGAGCAGTTTCGCAACGCCAATGGCATCCCCGGGCCCACGCCGTCGTTGCTGAACACTCAGCTGCGCAGGGTTCCCTGCCTGCTCCCATCGCGCCGGGACACAGACTTTCCATGCTCGATTCCCTCGAACTTCACCTGCTGCGGGCCCATCCTGCGCCCATACCGTCCGATCACCGAAGAAAACCCAACACTGGCTACCTGGCTGGCGCGCCAGTCGACTGTTCTTGTCAACATGGGGTCGCACGTTACCTGGACTCCATTGGAGACGGCTCGGTTTGCAGCGGGTCTGAAGACATTGCTTGCTCACCGGGCAGATATCCAAGTCCTGTGGAAGCTAGCGCGCGCGTTTCCAGACGGACAGCTTCTCAGCCAACATTCGATGGAGGGACTGGAGACCATTGTGAAATTCATCCAGAATGACCGAGTCAAAGTGCTTTCCTGGCTGCCCGTGGAGCCGATTTCGGTCCTACAGAGCGGGCGCGTTGTATGCATGGTGCATCACGGAGGATCCAACTCGTACCACGAGGCTATCCG AGCCGGCGTCCCGCATGTCATCCTCCCAGTCTGGCTCGACACGTACGACTTTGCTGCGCGAGTGGAATGGCTCGGCATTGGGGTCTGGGGAAGTCATCGGACTGCACCAATTGTCGATAGTGGGGACCTCGGAGCGGCCCTGATGCGAGTGATGGCCAGCAGCGAGTCGGCTGGTATGATGCAGCGAGCTCAACGGATCGCCAACGGATTGGGCACGGAGGGTCGCGTTGTGGCTTGTGAGAAGATAGTGGAGATGGTGAGCAAGACGCTCGGGAAGTGA
- a CDS encoding uncharacterized protein (ID:PFLUO_003974-T1.cds;~source:funannotate), producing MAGSKIDAYVDCVSPYSYYATLYLRRNRKALESHGVEIEFHPVFLGGINVGSGNKPPWTLPAKAAHSKFDSARACKYFGVPPIKPPDFFPILSIMPQRCMIYLKRNYPRERFETTFLSLWEAMFYKGIDISKPEAMAELLQGHQYSEQEIQSILKAASSPEYKQALTDNTQAALEKGAYGAPWFWVRNAQGKEEPFFGSDRFAYMWQYLGLPFDDVTIKARL from the exons ATGGCAGGCTCTAAGATTGACGCCTACGTGGACTGCG TCTCACCCTATTCGTACTACGCCACGCTGTATCTGCGACGCAATCGCAAGGCGCTAGAGTCGCATGGCGTGGAAATCGA ATTCCATCCCGTCTTCTTGGGCGGCATCAATGTCGGATCCG GGAATAAACCGCCGTGGACACTACCCGCCAAAGCGGCGCACTCGAAATTCGACTCGGCGCGGGCGTGTAAATACTTCGGGGTGCCGCCCATCAAGCCGCCCGATTTTTTCCCGATTCTTTCGATCATG CCCCAACGCTGCATGATCTATCTCAAGCGCAACTACCCGCGCGAACGCTTCGAGACCACATTCCTATCTCTCTGGGAAGCGATGTTCTACAAAGGAATTGACATCAGCAAGCCCGAGGCCATGGCagagctgctgcagggcCATCAGTATTCGGAGCAGGAGATCCAATCGATTTTGAAGGCGGCATCCAGTCCCGAGTATAAGCAGGCCCTGACCGATAACACGCAGGCGGCGCTAGAGAAAGGCGCCTACGGGGCCCCGTGGTTCTGGGTGCGCAACGCACAGGGCAAGGAAGAGCCCTTCTTCGGCAGTGATCGGTTTGCGTACATGTGGCAGTATCTAGGATTGCCCTTTGACGATGTCACGATTAAAGCCCGTCTCTAG
- a CDS encoding uncharacterized protein (ID:PFLUO_003975-T1.cds;~source:funannotate) produces MATLTAGDEASLPSRIPFWRLIFDQKVITDQVASHPYAGSGTEDDPYVVVWIPGDARNPMNFGTLKKWSITILVSFVTLAVALVSSAFSGGMGQIVEHFGVAEEIVLLGVSLFVLGFAIGPLIWAPLSEIFGRRHIFTFSFAFLTAFNAGAAGATNIQTLIILRFLAGCFGSSPFGNAGGTIADMFPASQRGIAISFFAAAPFLGPTIGPIIGGFLATGAGWRWVEGFLAAFSGALWLCIIFLLPETYAPVLLRRRAEKLSEMTGNVYRSKLDIERGPVPLGKTLRTALSRPWILLFREPIVFLLSMYMAIIYGTLYMLFAAYPIVFQEVRGWSEGVGGLAFLGILVGMVVAVIYTFPENMRYAKKCSETTDRLAPELRLPPSMVGGIALPIGLFWFAWTNSASVHWMVSIAAGAPFGFGMVLVFLSVFNYLIDSYTIFAASVLAANSAVRSLFGAAFPLFTTYMYSNLGIHWASSIPAFLSLICVPFPFIFYKYGAQIRQRCTFAAEADAFMRRLAEQNLAEVEREDAELEEDEKEPENAAVEDDAPSSVDSESISTVPSRNIRRYASRASRQSGRSMHRTPTATQYEESPFDLDLVNTRQSAISGTGKN; encoded by the coding sequence ATGGCGACTCTTACCGCTGGGGATGAAGCCTCTCTGCCATCCAGAATCCCCTTTTGGCGGTTAATCTTCGACCAAAAAGTGATCACCGACCAAGTCGCCAGCCACCCATACGCCGGCTCAGGCACGGAAGATGATCCATACGTCGTCGTCTGGATCCCCGGCGACGCACGCAACCCTATGAACTTTGGCACCCTCAAGAAATGGTCCATCACGATCCTCGTCTCGTTCGTCACGCTCGCCGTGGCCCtggtctcctccgccttctCGGGCGGCATGGGCCAGATCGTCGAGCACTTTGGCGTCGCCGAGGAAATCGTCTTGCTCGGCGTGTCGCTGTTCGTGCTGGGGTTCGCTATCGGGCCTCTCATCTGGGCGCCGCTTAGCGAGATCTTTGGCCGTCGCCATATTTTTACTTTCAGCTTTGCCTTCCTGACGGCGTTCAATGCCGGCGCCGCGGGCGCGACGAATATCCAGACGTTGATTATCCTGCGGTTCTTGGCGGGCTGTTTTGGGTCTTCACCTTTTGGGAATGCCGGTGGGACGATCGCGGACATGTTTCCTGCGTCGCAGCGTGGCATCGCGATTAGTTTCTTTGCCGCGGCGCCGTTCCTGGGTCCGACCATTGGTCCTATTATCGGCGGGTTTCTTGCGACGGGGgctggatggcgctgggtgGAAGGTTTCCTGGCTGCTTTCTCTGGTGCACTCTGGCTGTGCATCATCTTCTTGCTCCCAGAGACCTATGCGCCCGttctgctgcgccgacgagCCGAGAAATTGTCTGAAATGACAGGCAATGTGTACCGCAGCAAGCTTGATATCGAGCGTGGCCCGGTCCCGCTGGGAAAGACGCTCCGAACCGCACTCTCTCGTCCCTGGATCTTGCTGTTCCGCGAACCTATCGTGTTTCTGCTCTCCATGTACATGGCCATCATCTACGGCACCCTATACATGCTCTTCGCAGCATATCCAATCGTCTTCCAGGAAGTGCGTGGCTGGAGCGAGGGCGTTGGCGGCCTGGCCTTCTTGGGAATTCTTGTGGGAATGGTCGTAGCCGTCATCTACACCTTCCCCGAAAACATGCGCTACGCCAAAAAATGCAGCGAGACCACCGATCGACTCGCGCCCGAGCTCCGCCTCCCACCCAGCATggtcggcggcattgccCTGCCTATCGGATTATTCTGGTTCGCGTGGACCAACTCCGCATCCGTCCACTGGATGgtctccatcgccgccggaGCGCCGTTCGGGTTCGGCATGGTTCTCGTCTTCCTCAGCGTGTTCAACTACCTCATCGATTCATACACCATCTTTGCCGCATCAGTGCTAGCAGCCAACTCCGCGGTGCGGTCTTTGTTCGGCGCCGCATTCCCGCTGTTCACAACATACATGTACTCCAACCTCGGCATCCACTGGGCGTCATCGATCCCAGCAttcctctctctcatctGCGTGCCCTTCCCATTCATCTTCTACAAATACGGAGCCCAGATTCGTCAGCGGTGCACCTTCGCCGCTGAGGCCGACGCGTTCATGCGTCGGCTGGCAGAGCAGAACCTGGCTGAGGTTGAGCGCGAggacgccgagctggaggaggatgagaaggagcCTGAAAACGCGgctgtggaagatgacgCGCCAAGCTCTGTGGATAGCGAGAGTATTTCTACTGTGCCCTCGCGCAACATCCGCCGGTATGCCTCAAGGGCATCGCGCCAATCGGGTCGGTCGATGCATCGCACGCCGACGGCGACACAGTACGAGGAGAGTCCATTTGATTTGGATCTGGTGAATACGCGCCAGTCGGCGATTAGTGGAACTGGCAAGAATTAG
- a CDS encoding uncharacterized protein (ID:PFLUO_003976-T1.cds;~source:funannotate) — MNPSTVTFDSLPNEVSLQILSSLSTQSLLPITAVNHRLHALILRILHYRLLAAASLPEYKLLLECFHPSSKLTEPHVFCTYLGTDGLSDRHEGQGSLYESVDSVHRLSRLTGLYSRFRPEAHTDDDVSGGMSRFVSSPRTTLLLPGIVGFMRADTNGDGEERSGTAVTRAVNLEGYEDFSQLCVVVNLVQVMPGTTLLRSAHTIEDGFIRLWREWLKRQGERWKAAARVAEEEGPEAARILRDADETFWVDRNKTVGLKMRVREKEWNSAFPVLMHRDEESTVGYEVDLEELHIRSTRLLLTLEQSQEEQQSYQSNAIIFGAFPSQQTA; from the exons ATGAACCCTTCAACGGTAACCTTCGATTCCCTACCGAACGAG GTCTCTCTACAGatcctctcctctctctctacacaatccctcctccccatcacAGCCGTCAaccaccgcctccacgcCCTTATcctccgcatcctccacTACCGCCTCCTTGCTGCCGCCTCCCTCCCAGAATACAAACTCCTCCTAGAATGCTTCCACCCGAGCTCCAAACTCACCGAGCCACACGTCTTCTGCACATACCTCGGCACCGACGGACTAAGTGACCGACACGAAGGGCAGGGCTCACTCTACGAGAGCGTCGACAGCGTGCACCGACTGTCCCGGCTAACGGGGCTCTATTCACGGTTCCGCCCCGAAGCACACACAGACGACGATGTCAGCGGAGGAATGTCGCGATTCGTTTCCTCGCCACGTACGACGCTTTTGCTGCCGGGGATAGTGGGATTCATGCGGGCTGATACGAATggggatggagaagaaaggtcGGGGACGGCAGTGACGAGGGCGGTGAATCTGGAGGGGTATGAGGATTTTTCGCAGCTCTGTGTCGTTGTGAATCTGGTTCAGGTTATGCCTGGGACGACGCTATTACGCAGTGCGCATACTATTGAAGATGGATTCATTCGTCTGTGGCGGGAGTGGCTGAAGAGGCAGGGCGAGCGGTGGAAAGCTGCGGCGCGGGTtgcagaggaagaaggaccGGAAGCGGCGCGAATATTACGGGATGCCGACGAGACTTTCTGGGTGGATCGAAACAAAACGGTCGGACTAAAGATGCGCGTGCGGGAAAAGGAGTGGAATTCGGCTTTTCCGGTGTTGATGCACCGCGACGAGGAGTCTACGGTGGGCTACGAGGTTGATTTGGAAG AACTGCATATCCGCTCAACACGCTTACTCCTAACCCTGGAACAGTCCcaggaggagcagcagagcTACCAGAGCAATGCCATCATATTCGGGGCATTTCCCAGTCAACAAACAGCCTAG